Proteins encoded in a region of the Papaver somniferum chloroplast, complete genome genome:
- the psaI gene encoding photosystem I subunit VIII, which yields MTTFDLPSIFVPLVGLVFPAIAMASLFLHVQKNKIV from the coding sequence ATGACAACTTTTGATTTACCCTCTATTTTTGTGCCTTTAGTGGGCCTAGTTTTCCCGGCAATTGCAATGGCTTCTTTATTTCTTCATGTTCAAAAAAATAAGATTGTCTAG
- the ycf4 gene encoding photosystem I assembly protein Ycf4, which translates to MNWRSERIWIELITGSRKTSNFCWACILLLGSLGFLLVGTSSYLGRNLISLFPSQEILFFPQGIVMSFYGIAGLFISSYLWCTISWNVGSGYDRFDRKEGIVCIFRWGFPGINRRIFLRFLMRDVQSIRIEIKEGLFPRRVLYMEIRGQGAIPLTRTDENLTPREIEQKAAELAYFLRVPIEVF; encoded by the coding sequence ATGAACTGGCGCTCAGAACGTATATGGATAGAACTTATAACGGGGTCTCGAAAAACAAGTAATTTCTGCTGGGCCTGTATCCTTCTTTTAGGTTCACTAGGGTTCTTATTGGTTGGAACTTCTAGTTATCTTGGTAGGAATCTGATATCCTTATTCCCGTCTCAGGAAATCCTCTTTTTTCCACAAGGCATCGTTATGTCTTTCTATGGGATCGCGGGTCTGTTCATTAGCTCCTATTTATGGTGCACAATTTCGTGGAATGTAGGTAGTGGTTATGACCGATTTGATCGAAAAGAAGGAATAGTGTGTATTTTTCGTTGGGGATTTCCTGGAATAAATCGTCGTATCTTCCTTCGATTCCTTATGAGAGATGTCCAGTCGATTAGAATCGAAATTAAAGAGGGTCTTTTTCCTCGTCGTGTCCTTTATATGGAAATCAGAGGTCAGGGAGCCATTCCCTTGACTCGTACTGATGAGAATCTGACTCCACGAGAAATTGAACAAAAAGCGGCGGAATTGGCCTATTTCTTGCGCGTACCAATTGAAGTATTTTGA
- the cemA gene encoding envelope membrane protein has translation MPQKKTFTTLTYLASILFLPWWVSLSFNKNLESWVTNWWNTRQPEMFLNDIKEKNLLEKFIELEELFFLDEIIKEYPETHIQKLRIEIHKETIQLVKMHNEGHIHSILHFSTNIICFAILSGYSILGNEELLVLNSWVKEFLYNLSDTIKAFSILLLTDLCIGFHSPHGWELMIGSISKDFGFYHNDQIISGLVSTFPVILDTLLKYWIFRYLNRVSPSLVVIYHSMND, from the coding sequence ATGCCACAAAAGAAAACATTCACTACCCTCACATATCTTGCATCTATTTTATTTTTACCCTGGTGGGTTTCTCTCTCATTTAATAAAAATCTGGAATCCTGGGTTACAAATTGGTGGAATACTAGGCAACCCGAAATGTTTTTGAATGATATTAAAGAAAAGAATCTTCTAGAAAAATTCATAGAATTAGAAGAACTTTTCTTTTTGGACGAAATTATAAAGGAGTACCCGGAGACACATATACAAAAGCTCCGTATAGAAATCCACAAAGAAACGATACAATTGGTCAAGATGCACAATGAAGGTCATATTCATAGCATTTTGCACTTCTCGACAAATATAATCTGTTTCGCTATTCTAAGTGGTTATTCTATTCTAGGTAATGAAGAACTTCTCGTTCTTAATTCTTGGGTGAAAGAATTCCTCTATAACTTAAGTGACACAATAAAAGCTTTTTCTATTCTTTTATTAACTGATTTATGTATCGGATTCCATTCGCCTCATGGTTGGGAACTAATGATTGGCTCTATCTCCAAGGATTTTGGATTTTATCATAATGATCAAATTATATCTGGTCTTGTTTCCACTTTCCCAGTCATTCTAGATACACTTTTAAAATATTGGATTTTCCGTTATTTAAATCGCGTATCTCCGTCACTTGTAGTGATTTATCATTCAATGAATGACTAA
- the petA gene encoding cytochrome f — protein MQKRNIFSRIKEQMARSISVSIMLYVITWSSTSYAYPIFAQQGYENPREATGRIVCANCHLANKPVDIEVPQAILPDTVFEAVVRIPYDMQLKQVLANGKKGALNVGAVLILPEGFELAPSDRISPEMKEKMGNLSFQSYRPTKKNILVIGPVPGQKYSEITFPILSPDPAIKKDVHFLKYPIYVGGNRGRGQIYPDGSKSNNTVYNATSAGIVSKIVRKEKGGYEISIADTSDGHQVVDIIPPGPELLVSEGESIKLDQPLTSNPNVGGFGQGDAEIVLQDPSRVQGLLFFLASVILAQIFLVLKKKQFEKVQLSEMNF, from the coding sequence ATGCAAAAAAGAAATATCTTTTCTCGGATAAAGGAGCAGATGGCTCGATCCATTTCTGTATCGATCATGCTATATGTAATAACTTGGTCATCTACTTCATATGCATATCCCATTTTTGCGCAGCAGGGTTATGAAAATCCACGAGAGGCGACTGGGCGTATTGTCTGCGCCAATTGTCATTTAGCTAATAAGCCTGTGGATATTGAGGTTCCACAAGCGATACTTCCTGATACTGTATTTGAAGCAGTTGTAAGAATCCCTTATGATATGCAACTGAAACAGGTTCTTGCTAATGGTAAAAAGGGGGCTTTGAATGTAGGGGCTGTTCTTATTTTGCCTGAGGGATTCGAATTAGCCCCCTCAGATCGTATTTCTCCCGAAATGAAAGAAAAGATGGGCAATCTTTCTTTTCAGAGTTATCGTCCCACAAAAAAAAATATTCTTGTGATAGGTCCTGTTCCAGGTCAGAAATATAGTGAAATCACCTTTCCTATTCTTTCCCCAGACCCCGCTATTAAAAAAGACGTTCACTTCTTAAAATATCCTATATATGTAGGCGGGAACAGAGGTAGGGGTCAGATTTATCCCGATGGGAGTAAGAGTAACAATACAGTCTATAATGCTACATCAGCAGGTATAGTAAGTAAAATTGTACGTAAAGAAAAAGGGGGATATGAAATAAGCATAGCAGATACGTCAGACGGTCACCAAGTGGTCGATATTATACCCCCAGGACCGGAACTTCTTGTGTCCGAAGGCGAATCTATCAAGCTTGATCAGCCACTAACAAGTAATCCCAACGTGGGTGGATTTGGTCAGGGAGACGCAGAAATAGTACTTCAAGATCCATCACGTGTCCAAGGCCTTTTGTTCTTCTTGGCATCTGTTATTCTGGCACAAATATTTTTGGTTTTGAAAAAGAAACAATTCGAGAAGGTTCAGTTGTCTGAAATGAATTTTTAG
- the psbJ gene encoding photosystem II protein J gives MADTTGRIPLWLIGTVAGIPVIGSIGVFFYGSYSGLGSSL, from the coding sequence ATGGCCGATACTACTGGAAGGATTCCTCTTTGGTTGATAGGTACTGTAGCCGGTATTCCTGTGATCGGTTCAATAGGTGTTTTCTTTTACGGTTCATATTCCGGGTTGGGTTCATCCCTGTAA
- the psbL gene encoding photosystem II protein L: MTQSNPNEQNVELNRTSLYWGLLLIFVLAVLFSNYFFN, translated from the coding sequence ATGACACAATCAAACCCGAACGAACAAAATGTTGAATTGAATCGTACCAGTCTTTACTGGGGGTTATTACTCATTTTTGTACTTGCTGTTTTATTTTCCAATTATTTCTTCAATTAA
- the psbF gene encoding photosystem II protein VI, protein MTIDRTYPIFTVRWLAIHGLAVPTVSFLGSISAMQFIQR, encoded by the coding sequence ATGACTATAGATCGAACCTATCCAATTTTTACAGTGCGATGGTTAGCTATTCACGGACTAGCTGTACCTACCGTTTCTTTTTTGGGGTCAATATCAGCAATGCAGTTCATCCAACGATAA
- the psbE gene encoding photosystem II protein V — protein sequence MSGSTGERAFGDIITSIRYWVIHSITIPSLFIAGWLFVSTGLAYDVFGSPRPNEYFTESRQGIPLITGRFDPLAQLDEFSRSF from the coding sequence ATGTCTGGAAGCACGGGAGAACGCGCTTTTGGTGATATTATTACCAGTATTCGATACTGGGTCATTCATAGCATTACTATACCTTCCCTATTCATTGCGGGTTGGTTATTCGTCAGCACGGGTTTAGCTTACGATGTGTTTGGAAGCCCTCGGCCAAACGAGTATTTTACAGAGAGTCGACAAGGAATTCCATTAATAACTGGCCGTTTTGATCCTTTGGCACAACTCGATGAATTTAGTAGATCCTTTTAG
- the petL gene encoding cytochrome b6/f complex subunit VI, whose translation MPTLTSYFGFLLAASTITPALFIGLSKIRLI comes from the coding sequence ATGCCTACTCTAACTAGTTATTTCGGTTTTCTACTGGCGGCTTCAACTATAACTCCCGCTCTTTTTATTGGTCTGAGCAAGATACGACTTATTTGA
- the petG gene encoding cytochrome b6/f complex subunit V, with product MIEVLLFGIVLGLIPITLAGLFVTAYLQYRRGDQLDL from the coding sequence ATGATTGAAGTTTTACTATTTGGAATCGTGTTAGGTCTAATTCCTATTACTTTGGCTGGATTATTCGTAACTGCATATTTACAATACAGACGCGGTGATCAGTTGGACCTTTGA
- the psaJ gene encoding photosystem I subunit IX — translation MRDIKTYLSVAPVLSTLWFGSLAGLLIEINHLFPDALTFPFFSF, via the coding sequence ATGCGAGATATAAAAACATATCTCTCTGTGGCACCTGTGCTAAGTACTCTATGGTTCGGGTCTTTAGCAGGGCTATTGATAGAGATTAATCATTTATTCCCAGATGCGTTGACATTCCCGTTTTTTTCATTCTAG
- the rpl33 gene encoding ribosomal protein L33 encodes MAKGKDVRVRVILECTSCIRNRVNKESSGVSRYITQKNRHNTPSRLELRKFCPYCCKHTTHGEIKK; translated from the coding sequence ATGGCAAAGGGTAAAGATGTTAGAGTAAGAGTTATTTTGGAATGTACCAGTTGTATACGAAACCGTGTTAATAAGGAATCGTCGGGCGTTTCCAGATATATTACTCAAAAGAATCGACACAATACGCCTAGTCGATTGGAATTGAGAAAATTTTGTCCCTATTGTTGCAAACATACAACTCATGGGGAGATAAAGAAATAG
- the rps18 gene encoding ribosomal protein S18: MEKSKRPFLKSKRSFRRRLPPIGSGDRIDYRNMSLISRFISEQGKILSRRVNRLTLKQQRLITIAIKQARILSSLPFLNNEKQFERTESTPRTTGPRTRNK; encoded by the coding sequence ATGGAAAAATCCAAGCGACCTTTTCTTAAATCCAAGCGATCTTTTCGTAGGCGTTTGCCCCCAATTGGATCGGGGGATCGAATTGATTATAGAAACATGAGTTTAATTAGTCGATTTATTAGTGAACAAGGAAAAATATTATCTAGACGAGTGAATAGATTAACCTTGAAACAACAACGATTAATTACTATTGCTATAAAACAAGCCCGTATTTTATCTTCGTTACCTTTTCTTAATAATGAGAAACAATTTGAGAGAACCGAGTCGACTCCTAGAACTACCGGTCCTAGAACCAGAAATAAATAG